One part of the Denticeps clupeoides chromosome 16, fDenClu1.1, whole genome shotgun sequence genome encodes these proteins:
- the LOC114766189 gene encoding AP-2 complex subunit alpha-2 isoform X1, protein MPAVSKGDGMRGLAVFISDIRNCKSKEAEIKRINKELANIRSKFKGDKALDGYSKKKYVCKLLFIFLLGHDIDFGHMEAVNLLSSNKYTEKQIGYLFISVLVNSNSDLIRLINNAIKNDLSSRNPTFMNLALHCIANVGSREMAEAFAAEVPRILVAGDTMDSVKQSAALCLLRLNRTSPDLVPMGEWTARVVHLLNDQHLGVVTAATSLITTLAQKNPDDFKTSVSLAVARLSRIVTSASTDLQDYTYYFVAAPWLSVKLLRLLQCYPPPEDAAIRGRLTECLETILNKAQEPPKSKKVQHSNAKNAVLFEAISLIIHHDSEPTLLVRACNQLGQFLQHRETNLRYLALESMCTLASSEFSHEAVKTHIETVINALKTERDVSVRQRAVDLLYAMCDRSNAKQIVAEMLSYLETADYSIREEIVLKVAILAEKYAVDYTWYVDTILNLIRIAGDYVSEEVWYRVIQIVINRDDVQGYAAKTVFEALQAPACHENLVKVGGYILGEFGNLIAGDPRSSPLIQFNLLHSKFHLCSVPTRALLLSAYIKFINLFPEVKGTIQEVLRSDSQLRNADVELQQRAVEYLRLSCIASTDILATVLEEMPPFPERESSILAKLKKKKGPGTVPDPEDNRKERCANINGATNHSSTTANAKASAPSFIGDLLAPVLPPINRPRPVSSLSLLPTPLTPLSLQAYAMPLSPSAGSHFQVSSPASDLLSLGSASTLNSTPPSAPKASASLLVDVFSDNSPTAPIGAPAVVVADENFSRFVCKNNGVLFENQLLQIGLKSEYRQNLGRMYVFYGNKTSTQFHNFTASVVCQDGLNSQLNVHAKPADPMVEGGAQLQQTLNIECLSDFVEAPVLNIQFRYGGILQNISVKLPVTLNKFFQPTEMGSQDFFQRWKQLGAPQQEVQKIFKAMYSMDSEVTKAKIIGFGVALLDGVDPNPSNFVGAGVIHTKTSQVGCLIRLEPNAQAQMYRLTLRTSRDTVSQRLCDLLSDQF, encoded by the exons atgcctgccGTTTCGAAGGGAGACGGGATGCGCGGCCTCGCCGTCTTCATCTCGGACATTAGAAATT GTAAAAGCAAGGAAGCTGAGATCAAGAGGATAAACAAAGAGTTGGCCAACATCCGTTCAAAATTTAAAG GAGACAAGGCTCTGGACGGTTACAGCAAGAAGAAGTATGTCTGCAAGCTTCTCTTCATCTTCCTTTTGGGTCACGATATTGACTTTGGCCACATGGAGGCCGTCAACCTCTTGAGCTCCAACAAATACACAGAGAAACAGATT GGCTACTTGTTTATCTCTGTGCTTGTCAACTCCAATAGCGACCTGATCCGGCTCATTAACAATGCCATTAAAAATGACCTGTCCAGCAGAAACCCCACCTTCATGAATCTCGCCTTGCATTGCATAGCCAATGTCGGCAGTCGGGAGATGGCCGAGGCATTCGCTGCAGAGGTGCCCCGAATCCTGGTAGCAGG GGACACCATGGACAGCGTAAAACAGAGTGCAGCTCTGTGTTTACTGCGCCTGAACAGGACTTCTCCAGACCTGGTGCCCATGGGGGAATGGACTGCCCGCGTGGTCCACCTCCTTAATGACCAGCACTTG GGTGTAGTGACTGCTGCTACCAGCCTCATCACCACCTTGGCTCAGAAGAACCCTGATGACTTTAAGACCTCTGTATCACTGGCTGTGGCTCGGCTCAGCAGG ATTGTGACATCAGCCTCCACAGATCTACAGGACTACACGTACTATTTTGTTGCCGCCCCTTGGCTGTCGGTTAAGCTGCTGCGCCTGCTCCAGTGTTACCCTCCGCCAG AGGATGCTGCTATCCGTGGACGTCTGACTGAATGTTTGGAGACGATCCTCAACAAGGCCCAGGAGCCCCCCAAATCGAAGAAAGTGCAACACTCCAATGCCAAGAACGCTGTGCTTTTTGAGGCTATCAGTCTGATTATCCACCACGACAG TGAGCCAACCCTGCTGGTCCGAGCCTGTAATCAGCTGGGCCAGTTTCTACAGCACAGAGAGACCAACCTGCGCTACCTGGCCCTGGAGAGCATGTGCACCCTCGCCAGCTCCGAGTTCTCCCACGAAGCTGTCAAAACGCACATCGAAACGGTCATCAATGCGCTCAAG ACTGAAAGAGATGTGAGTGTTAGGCAGCGCGCAGTGGACTTGCTCTACGCCATGTGTGACAGGAGTAACGCTAAACAGATTGTGGCTGAGATGTTGAGTTATCTTGAGACAGCCGACTATTCTATCAGAGAGGAAATA GTACTGAAAGTGGCCATACTTGCAGAAAAGTATGCAGTGGACTACACCTGGTACGTCGACACCATCCTCAACCTCATTAGGATTGCCGGAGACTACGTCAGTGAGGAAGTGTGGTACCGTGTCATTCAGATAGTCATCAACAGAGATGATGTACAGGGCTATGCGGCTAAGACTGTTTTTGAG GCTTTGCAAGCGCCAGCCTGCCATGAGAACCTGGTGAAGGTTGGAGGTTACATCTTAGGGGAGTTCGGGAACTTAATTGCAGGGGATCCTCGGTCCAG CCCCTTAATCCAGTTTAACCTGCTGCACTCAAAGTTTCACCTGTGCTCCGTGCCGACCCGAGCCCTGCTGCTGTCAGCTTACATCAAGTtcattaacctgtttccggagGTGAAAGGCACGATTCAGGAAGTGCTGCGCTCCGACAGCCAGCTCCGCAATGCAGATGTGGAGCTGCAGCAGCGCGCTGTGGAGTACCTGCGTCTCAGCTGCATTGCCAGCACAGACATACTG GCCACGGTGTTAGAGGAGATGCCGCCATTCCCTGAGCGGGAGTCTTCCATTCTGGCCAAActtaagaagaagaaagggCCTGGCACGGTCCCTGACCCTGAAGACAACCGCAAAGAGCGTTGTGCAAATATTAACGGGGCTACAAATCACAGCAGTACTACTGCAAATGCTAAG GCCTCAGCTCCATCCTTTATTGGTGATCTTTTGGCCCCAGTCCTTCCCCCTATCAACAGACCACGCCCAGTGTCATCCTTATCCCTCCTGCCAACTCCCCTCACCCCTCTGTCTCTTCAGGCCTATGCCATGCCCCTGTCTCCCTCTGCTGGGTCCCACTTCCAG GTGTCTTCTCCTGCATCAGACCTTCTGAGTTTGGGCAGTGCGTCTACCTTAAACTCCACTCCACCCTCTGCTCCAAAAGCTTCTGCTAGTCTGCTGGTGGACGTTTTCTCAGACAACAGCCCAACTGCACCCATTGGTGCGCCTGCAGTAGTTGTTGCTGATGAGAACTTCTCCAG ATTTGTTTGCAAGAACAATGGTGTGCTGTTTGAAAACCAGCTGCTTCAGATTGGTCTAAAATCTGAATATAGACAAAATCTGG gtcgcATGTATGTGTTCTATGGAAACAAAACCTCTACACAGTTCCACAACTTCACTGCTTCAGTAGTCTGTCAGGATGGTCTGAATTCCC AGCTCAATGTCCATGCCAAACCAGCGGACCCCATGGTGGAAGGGGGCGCTCAGCTGCAGCAGACACTCAACATTGAATGTTTATCTGATTTTGTAGAGGCGCCAGTTCTCAACATACAGTTCAG GTATGGGGGTATCCTACAGAACATTTCTGTGAAGCTGCCAGTTACTCTAAACAAGTTCTTTCAGCCAACAGAGATGGGTTCACAGGACTTCTTCCAGCGCTGGAAGCAGCTTGGGGC GCCTCAGCAAGAGGTCCAGAAGATCTTCAAAGCCATGTATTCCATGGACTCTGAAGTTACCAAAGCTaag ATCATTGGATTTGGAGTCGCTCTGTTGGATGGCGTAGATCCGAATCCTTCCAATTTTGTGGGCGCTGGAGTCATCCATACAAAAACCTCGCAGGTGGGCTGCCTGATTCGGCTGGAACCCAATGCACAAGCACAG ATGTATCGCCTCACGCTGAGAACAAGTCGGGACACCGTGTCACAAAGGCTGTGTGACCTGCTGTCAGATCAGTTTTGA
- the LOC114766189 gene encoding AP-2 complex subunit alpha-2 isoform X2: MPAVSKGDGMRGLAVFISDIRNCKSKEAEIKRINKELANIRSKFKGDKALDGYSKKKYVCKLLFIFLLGHDIDFGHMEAVNLLSSNKYTEKQIGYLFISVLVNSNSDLIRLINNAIKNDLSSRNPTFMNLALHCIANVGSREMAEAFAAEVPRILVAGDTMDSVKQSAALCLLRLNRTSPDLVPMGEWTARVVHLLNDQHLGVVTAATSLITTLAQKNPDDFKTSVSLAVARLSRIVTSASTDLQDYTYYFVAAPWLSVKLLRLLQCYPPPEDAAIRGRLTECLETILNKAQEPPKSKKVQHSNAKNAVLFEAISLIIHHDSEPTLLVRACNQLGQFLQHRETNLRYLALESMCTLASSEFSHEAVKTHIETVINALKTERDVSVRQRAVDLLYAMCDRSNAKQIVAEMLSYLETADYSIREEIVLKVAILAEKYAVDYTWYVDTILNLIRIAGDYVSEEVWYRVIQIVINRDDVQGYAAKTVFEALQAPACHENLVKVGGYILGEFGNLIAGDPRSSPLIQFNLLHSKFHLCSVPTRALLLSAYIKFINLFPEVKGTIQEVLRSDSQLRNADVELQQRAVEYLRLSCIASTDILATVLEEMPPFPERESSILAKLKKKKGPGTVPDPEDNRKERCANINGATNHSSTTANAKVSSPASDLLSLGSASTLNSTPPSAPKASASLLVDVFSDNSPTAPIGAPAVVVADENFSRFVCKNNGVLFENQLLQIGLKSEYRQNLGRMYVFYGNKTSTQFHNFTASVVCQDGLNSQLNVHAKPADPMVEGGAQLQQTLNIECLSDFVEAPVLNIQFRYGGILQNISVKLPVTLNKFFQPTEMGSQDFFQRWKQLGAPQQEVQKIFKAMYSMDSEVTKAKIIGFGVALLDGVDPNPSNFVGAGVIHTKTSQVGCLIRLEPNAQAQMYRLTLRTSRDTVSQRLCDLLSDQF; encoded by the exons atgcctgccGTTTCGAAGGGAGACGGGATGCGCGGCCTCGCCGTCTTCATCTCGGACATTAGAAATT GTAAAAGCAAGGAAGCTGAGATCAAGAGGATAAACAAAGAGTTGGCCAACATCCGTTCAAAATTTAAAG GAGACAAGGCTCTGGACGGTTACAGCAAGAAGAAGTATGTCTGCAAGCTTCTCTTCATCTTCCTTTTGGGTCACGATATTGACTTTGGCCACATGGAGGCCGTCAACCTCTTGAGCTCCAACAAATACACAGAGAAACAGATT GGCTACTTGTTTATCTCTGTGCTTGTCAACTCCAATAGCGACCTGATCCGGCTCATTAACAATGCCATTAAAAATGACCTGTCCAGCAGAAACCCCACCTTCATGAATCTCGCCTTGCATTGCATAGCCAATGTCGGCAGTCGGGAGATGGCCGAGGCATTCGCTGCAGAGGTGCCCCGAATCCTGGTAGCAGG GGACACCATGGACAGCGTAAAACAGAGTGCAGCTCTGTGTTTACTGCGCCTGAACAGGACTTCTCCAGACCTGGTGCCCATGGGGGAATGGACTGCCCGCGTGGTCCACCTCCTTAATGACCAGCACTTG GGTGTAGTGACTGCTGCTACCAGCCTCATCACCACCTTGGCTCAGAAGAACCCTGATGACTTTAAGACCTCTGTATCACTGGCTGTGGCTCGGCTCAGCAGG ATTGTGACATCAGCCTCCACAGATCTACAGGACTACACGTACTATTTTGTTGCCGCCCCTTGGCTGTCGGTTAAGCTGCTGCGCCTGCTCCAGTGTTACCCTCCGCCAG AGGATGCTGCTATCCGTGGACGTCTGACTGAATGTTTGGAGACGATCCTCAACAAGGCCCAGGAGCCCCCCAAATCGAAGAAAGTGCAACACTCCAATGCCAAGAACGCTGTGCTTTTTGAGGCTATCAGTCTGATTATCCACCACGACAG TGAGCCAACCCTGCTGGTCCGAGCCTGTAATCAGCTGGGCCAGTTTCTACAGCACAGAGAGACCAACCTGCGCTACCTGGCCCTGGAGAGCATGTGCACCCTCGCCAGCTCCGAGTTCTCCCACGAAGCTGTCAAAACGCACATCGAAACGGTCATCAATGCGCTCAAG ACTGAAAGAGATGTGAGTGTTAGGCAGCGCGCAGTGGACTTGCTCTACGCCATGTGTGACAGGAGTAACGCTAAACAGATTGTGGCTGAGATGTTGAGTTATCTTGAGACAGCCGACTATTCTATCAGAGAGGAAATA GTACTGAAAGTGGCCATACTTGCAGAAAAGTATGCAGTGGACTACACCTGGTACGTCGACACCATCCTCAACCTCATTAGGATTGCCGGAGACTACGTCAGTGAGGAAGTGTGGTACCGTGTCATTCAGATAGTCATCAACAGAGATGATGTACAGGGCTATGCGGCTAAGACTGTTTTTGAG GCTTTGCAAGCGCCAGCCTGCCATGAGAACCTGGTGAAGGTTGGAGGTTACATCTTAGGGGAGTTCGGGAACTTAATTGCAGGGGATCCTCGGTCCAG CCCCTTAATCCAGTTTAACCTGCTGCACTCAAAGTTTCACCTGTGCTCCGTGCCGACCCGAGCCCTGCTGCTGTCAGCTTACATCAAGTtcattaacctgtttccggagGTGAAAGGCACGATTCAGGAAGTGCTGCGCTCCGACAGCCAGCTCCGCAATGCAGATGTGGAGCTGCAGCAGCGCGCTGTGGAGTACCTGCGTCTCAGCTGCATTGCCAGCACAGACATACTG GCCACGGTGTTAGAGGAGATGCCGCCATTCCCTGAGCGGGAGTCTTCCATTCTGGCCAAActtaagaagaagaaagggCCTGGCACGGTCCCTGACCCTGAAGACAACCGCAAAGAGCGTTGTGCAAATATTAACGGGGCTACAAATCACAGCAGTACTACTGCAAATGCTAAG GTGTCTTCTCCTGCATCAGACCTTCTGAGTTTGGGCAGTGCGTCTACCTTAAACTCCACTCCACCCTCTGCTCCAAAAGCTTCTGCTAGTCTGCTGGTGGACGTTTTCTCAGACAACAGCCCAACTGCACCCATTGGTGCGCCTGCAGTAGTTGTTGCTGATGAGAACTTCTCCAG ATTTGTTTGCAAGAACAATGGTGTGCTGTTTGAAAACCAGCTGCTTCAGATTGGTCTAAAATCTGAATATAGACAAAATCTGG gtcgcATGTATGTGTTCTATGGAAACAAAACCTCTACACAGTTCCACAACTTCACTGCTTCAGTAGTCTGTCAGGATGGTCTGAATTCCC AGCTCAATGTCCATGCCAAACCAGCGGACCCCATGGTGGAAGGGGGCGCTCAGCTGCAGCAGACACTCAACATTGAATGTTTATCTGATTTTGTAGAGGCGCCAGTTCTCAACATACAGTTCAG GTATGGGGGTATCCTACAGAACATTTCTGTGAAGCTGCCAGTTACTCTAAACAAGTTCTTTCAGCCAACAGAGATGGGTTCACAGGACTTCTTCCAGCGCTGGAAGCAGCTTGGGGC GCCTCAGCAAGAGGTCCAGAAGATCTTCAAAGCCATGTATTCCATGGACTCTGAAGTTACCAAAGCTaag ATCATTGGATTTGGAGTCGCTCTGTTGGATGGCGTAGATCCGAATCCTTCCAATTTTGTGGGCGCTGGAGTCATCCATACAAAAACCTCGCAGGTGGGCTGCCTGATTCGGCTGGAACCCAATGCACAAGCACAG ATGTATCGCCTCACGCTGAGAACAAGTCGGGACACCGTGTCACAAAGGCTGTGTGACCTGCTGTCAGATCAGTTTTGA